A single region of the Zootoca vivipara chromosome 2, rZooViv1.1, whole genome shotgun sequence genome encodes:
- the RACGAP1 gene encoding rac GTPase-activating protein 1 — METPMLNLRNIFDQLIRQAEILNEGNELQFIQLAKNFEEFRRKWQKMDHEVARYKDLLMKTETERSALDVKLKHARNQVDVEIKRRQRAEADCEKLERQIQLIKELLMCDSSGSIQLSEEQKSALAFLNRTHTSIGGNKRLSTIDESGSILSDISFDKTDESLEWDSTVVKTVKLKKREKRRSSRQFIEGPPGPLKKTRSIGSTVDQGNESIVAKTTLTVPNDGGPIEAVATIETVPCYNPNRRKAAILQPWNSDSSLGSRKQENKSETDGSSTPGSTGMRLHEFVSKTVIKPESCVPCGKRIKFGKVSLKCRDCRVVTHPECRDRCPLPCIPTLAGTPVRIGEGALMDFVSLTPPMIPSIIVHCVNEIEQRGLHETGLYRISGCDRTVKDLKEKFLRGKTVPLLSKVEDIHAVCGLLKDFLRNLKEPLLTFRLNRAFMEAAEIVDEDNSVAAMYQTVGELPQANRDTLAFLMIHLQRVAQSPDTKMDVSNLSKVFGPTIVGHAVPDPEPMTLLQDTKRQPKVVERLICLPVEYWSQFMMVEQENIEPAHIIENSNAYSTPCTPDVKVSMLGPLTTPEQQMVKTPSSSSLSQRVRSTFSKNTPKFASKSKSATSIGRQGNFFASPMLK, encoded by the exons AGTTTATCCAGCTAGCCAAGAACTTTGaagagttcagaagaaagtgGCAGAAAATGGATCATGAGGTGGCCAGGTACAAAGATCTGCTGATGAAAACAGAAACTGAACGTAGTGCCTTGGATGTGAAGCTGAAACATGCCCGAAATCAAGTGGATGTGGAGATTAAGCGAAGACAGCGAGCTGAAGCCGACTGTGAAAAACTG GAGCGACAGATCCAGCTGATCAAAGAGCTGCTTATGTGTGATTCATCGGGGAGTATTCAGCTGAGCGAAGAACAGAAATCAGCACTGGCCTTCCTAAACAGGACTCATACTTCTATTGGAGGGAATAAAAG ATTATCTACAATAGATGAATCTGGTTCAATTTTATCAGACATCAGTTTTGACAAGACCGATGAATCGCTG GAATGGGATTCCACAGTGGTAAAGACTGTCAAactgaagaagagagagaaaagg cGCTCATCCAGACAGTTCATTGAAGGCCCACCAGGTCCTTTAAAGAAAACTCGTTCCATTGGTTCTACCGTGGACCAG GGAAATGAATCAATAGTTGCAAAAACGACTCTCACAGTGCCTAATGATGGAGGCCCAATTGAAGCAGTCGCCACTATTGAAACTGTACCTTGCTATAATCCAAACCGTAGAAAGGCAG CCATTCTACAACCTTGGAACAGTGATTCAAGCctgggaagcaggaagcaggaaaaCAAATCTGAAACAGATGGATCTAGCACTCCTGGGAGCACTGGGATGAGGCTACATGAATTTGTATCAAAAACG GTTATTAAACCCGAGTCGTGTGTTCCATGTGGCAAGCGGATAAAGTTTGGGAAAGTGTCCTTGAAGTGCAGAGACTGTCGGGTAGTGACACACCCAGAATGTCGAGATCGCTGCCCCTTGCCCTGCATCCCTACCTTGGCAGGAACCCCTGTCAGAATTGGAGAG GGAGCTCTAATGGATTTTGTATCTCTGACGCCTCCCATGATCCCCTCCATCATAGTTCACTGTGTGAATGAGATTGAGCAGCGAGGGCTGCATGAG ACAGGCCTCTACCGAATTTCTGGTTGTGATCGTACAGTGAAAGATTTGAAGGAAAAGTTCCTTCGAGGGAAGACTGTGCCCCTCCTTAGCAAGGTGGAAGATATCCATGCTGTGTGTGGTCTCCTTAAAGACTTCCTCCGcaacctgaaggagcctctcctcaCCTTCCGTCTCAACAGGGCTTTTATGGAGGCAGCAG aaataGTTGATGAAGACAATAGTGTGGCAGCCATGTATCAAACAGTTGGGGAGCTCCCGCAGGCTAACCGAGACACTCTGGCTTTCCTTATGATACACCTCCAGAG AGTGGCTCAAAGTCCAGATACAAAAATGGATGTCTCCAACTTGTCCAAGGTCTTTGGACCTACAATTGTTGGTCATGCTGTGCCAGATCCTGAACCCATGACACTACTCCAGGATACAAAAAGGCAACCCAAG GTGGTAGAGCGGCTGATCTGCTTGCCTGTGGAATATTGGAGTCAGTTCATGATGGTGGAACAGGAAAACATTGAACCAGCACATATCATTGAAAACTCAAATGCCTACTCCACACCCTGCACTCCAGATGTTAAAG TGAGCATGTTGGGACCACTCACCACTCCAGAGCAACAAATGGTAAAGACCCCTTCAAGCAGTTCGCTCTCCCAGAGGGTCAGGTCTACATTCAGCAAAAACACACCCAA ATTTGCCAGCAAAAGCAAATCTGCAACCAGCATTGGACGCCAGGGTAATTTTTTTGCCTCTCCAATGCTGAAATGA